The Myroides fluvii region AAGTCTGAAATTACGGTTGCGTAGAAATCATCCTTCTTCGTGTCTGTTGAAGAGTCGTCATTATTGCTACAATTCACCATCATGAATGACGTAGCAACCAATCCTAAAGCTAAAAATTTGTTTCTCATTATTTTATACTATTTATTTTTATGATTAAAATGTAAATCCTATTCCTGCAGAGAAGGTGTTCTCTTTTTGTTTATTTCCTGTATTTAAAGATGTTACAGGGTCGTAGTGATCGGAGCCTAAACGTCGGGTTGAATAATGCGCTTTTACAACAATTTGAGGATGTACAAACCAGTTGATACCACTAGTCCATACACTTCGTTCCCAACGCGGTTTGCGCACAACAGCTCCTTCAGTTTCATGCATGGTATCGTAGTATTCGTAACGCACAAAAGGATAGAGTTTTTGGGATGTTGTTGTGTTGAAGAAGTGTAAGACTTCATATCCTACATCTCCAGAAAAACCAATCATATTTTTCCCAACTGGGGTGCGTTTTACCCCTAGATTATTGGAGAGGTTGGCATTTTTTCGGCTGACAATATTAGAGTTTTCAACATTGCCATATAAGAATACCGAGCTAAATTTTAAGTATTGTTCATCATAGCTGACATGAGCTTCTAAAATAGTAACGTAAGCCGATACGTCCATGTCTCTTTTAGGTCTATTGGCAGCCGCATCATTGATATAAGCAGAAACTCCTGCAAACGTATTTCGGTTTGTTCCAAACTTATAATCCAATCGAGCAGTGTAGGCTAAGCTATTGCCGACAGCCATTTCAAATCTCGTTTGATGTCCTCTTTTTATCCAGTTTCTCGAACTAAATCCCGTAGCATCCAACCCGTTGGTGATAGAGAATTCATAGCTCAAGCGATTTTTGAGAAAACTACCATAAAACTGAATTCCGTTTTCATACCATCCCAAAGGGAGTATTTCATTTTCCATTTCTTGCTTGTACGTGGTAAAATACTGCGTTGGACGATCGAGGTTTTGAGCTAAATTCATATGCAGTTTCATGCGCCCCACACGCACATTGAAATAGGGACTGATTTTAAAATCAAGGTGAATTTGCTCTAATTTAACTTCTCCTCCTGATTCAATTTCTTTCTCATATTCACCAAATTCTTCCTGTGTATCTAGTTCTATGGTTGAACCTGTACCTCCGTGTTCGAATTCAATTTCGGTTTTTAAGCTAATCCAATCGTTAAAGCGATAGCCCAAATATAAATTCAATCGCTCAGCGTCAAATTTGTTCTTAATGTTTGGATCTGTATCATAACGGCCGTAGTTGTAATAATTGACAGCACCATACCCACTTAAGGTAAAATTGCTAAGGGGAATCAATTTTTTCTTGTCCTCTTTGAGCTCTTGGATAATTTCCTTTTTGAGTTCTTCTTTGAGTTGTTGTAGTGGAATTGCGTCTTTGTCTTGGGCGTGCAACATCAAGCACGGGAGGGCAAAACAAACCAATAATTTTGTTTTCATAAAATGATTATGAGGTGAATAAATCCAGTGAATTTTGTTGCAAATATATATTTATTTAGATTTATTAAAAATAAAATATAAGATTTTTTTAACTTTGTAGGCGTTTAGTTAAAAACCTTATGTTGAGTATATCTTTATTTTAAAGGTTAAAAGGTGTTGATAAGTATTGTTTATTAAGAAATAATTTTATTATGTGTAAAAATAATTAAGTTTTATTGGGCTATTGATTGGTGATTTTTGCTAAAAAATGGAAGTAAAAGTTAATGAAGGGGGAGGGATAATCTTCAAAAAAGGTGATTTGTCTGGTTTTAGCTAAAAAAAGACACTTATTTGTTTTTAATTGGTCTAAATAAATATATATTTGCCCTCGAAATTAATATATCCTTTACTTGTTGTTGGGATATTGTTAACAATTAAAAAAACAATCGGTTCTTTTTTTTATGTTAGGTTATGGCTGTGAAATTCGATTTTTTAATACCCAATCAAGTTGAAGATATAGGCGTAAAATAACTTAGGAAATATAGATTGGATAGCATTTATAATCCCAAGTGTAGTATGAAAATTTTTTATGTACTCTGTGCGTTTGCAATGACTCAGTTAAGTATGGGTCAAACATTTAATGATGCAATGAAAAAGGCATCAAATGAAGATAAAAATATACTTTTAGTTTTTGCTGGATCAGATTGGTGCGCCCCTTGCATTAAGCTAGATAAAGAAATCTTTCAAACGGAAGTGTTCGAAAGAGAAAAGGCAAAATGGGTGTTGTATAAGGCGGATTTTTTGAAGAAATCTAAACTCGCTGAAACGGTGAAGAAAGAGAACGGACAATTAGCCGACCAATACAATCCTGAAGGGTATTTTCCTCTTGTTGTTATTTTGAATTCCAAAGGCAAAGTACTAGGTAAATTGGGATATTCGAAAGATACGCCTTCGGATTATATCAAAAAACTACGCGCTTTTATTCAGTAAAACACGTTTTTTACCCGCTGTATTTCCTTATTCCCCTTACTATGTCTTCAATTTTTACGCGCTCTTTTTTCCTGATGGGATGTCATTTTGATCTCACCCTAGTTGCTGACGAGGTCAGTGTTGCCGATCGGTTGATGGAAGGTGCTATTGCGGAAATGAAACGCATAGAGTACCTACTTTCGGAGTGGATACCAACTACCCCTGTTTCTATTGTTAATGCCAATGCTGGACTACAACCTGTTAGCGTTCCGGATGAACTTTTGCAACTTACAACTAGGGCGTTAAACTTTTCAAAACTAACGGATGGTGCGTTTGATATTACCCTAGCAGGTCTAAATCAAATTTGGATTTATGACGGTACAATGAGTCGAGTTCCTTCTCCCGCAAAATTAAAAGAAGCTATTCGCTATGTAGGATATCAACAGGTTCAATTGGATTGCGAAAAACAAACGCTGTTTTTAAGACAAAAAAAGATGAAGATTGGTTTTGGGTCGATTGGAAAAGCGTATGCTGCAGATTGTGCTAAAGCTTTGCTCCTTGCTCAAGGAGTCGAAGCCGGAATCGTTAATGCTTCTGGCGATATGGCTGTTTGGGGCGTACAGCCTGACGGAAAACCGTGGACGGTGGGGATTGTCAATCCACTGAACAAAGAAAAAGTTTTTGCCACGATTCCCATTCAAGATGGAGCTGTAGTCACTTCGGGTACGTATGAAAAGTATGCTCTTATAAACAATAAAAAGTATTCCCATATTATTGATCCGCGTACAGGTATACCTACAACCGAAATAGCAAGTGTGACTGTTTTTGCTCCAAAGGCAGAAATGGCGAATGGCATATCAACCTCTATTGCTGTTATGGGGATTCAAACTGGGCTACACTTTGTCAATCAAATTCCCGCCGTTCGCTGTGTTATCGTCGATCATGCGGGAAATGTATTCACCTCGAACAATATTAAAACCAATAAGATTTAAACCATGAGAAAACTATTTTGTACCGGATGTTTTGTTTTGCTTCTCGTATCCTGCCAGACAGTCAAGGAATATGAGAAACAATACATCAATGATCCTGATATGGCATTAAATGCACATGTATGTGAACGTTATGAAACCAATTTTCAAGTTTACCGAGAGGGAGCGTCAGGCGCTAACGGAGGAAAAACAGGTGGAGGTTGTGGATGTAATTAAATAGATAAAAATGAAAAAACGGCTCATTACCTTGATGTCCCTAACCTGTGTGTCAGGACTCTTATCAGCTCAAGAAAGCACAACAAATCAAACCTCACTATATAAAAAGAAAGTATTAGAAACCGTAGAGTTGGATTTTTTGGGTAGTTATTATGATCAAAAAGGAAGACATTCCGCTGTAAATGGTGGAATTGGAACTGAAGAATTAGATAATTACGCTGGAAATATGCTGTTGGCTATTCCTGTTAGTTTTGACGGAGTCTTGTCTTTTGATATTGGTTTCTCGGCTTATACTTCAGCCTCGTCAAGTAATATCAACCCTTTTATGAGTAGGCAATTTACCCAAGTGAATGCCACAGGGGCTTCAACAGGAGCAACTTCGGTTGAAAGTACGAAAACCATGCAGTATGGAAGTCCTTGGTATGCTTCCACAGGTCCTTCTCGCAAAGATGTTTTGTACAATTTAGGTGCAAGTTACAGCCATAGTTCGGACGATCGCAATAC contains the following coding sequences:
- a CDS encoding autotransporter outer membrane beta-barrel domain-containing protein, whose product is MKTKLLVCFALPCLMLHAQDKDAIPLQQLKEELKKEIIQELKEDKKKLIPLSNFTLSGYGAVNYYNYGRYDTDPNIKNKFDAERLNLYLGYRFNDWISLKTEIEFEHGGTGSTIELDTQEEFGEYEKEIESGGEVKLEQIHLDFKISPYFNVRVGRMKLHMNLAQNLDRPTQYFTTYKQEMENEILPLGWYENGIQFYGSFLKNRLSYEFSITNGLDATGFSSRNWIKRGHQTRFEMAVGNSLAYTARLDYKFGTNRNTFAGVSAYINDAAANRPKRDMDVSAYVTILEAHVSYDEQYLKFSSVFLYGNVENSNIVSRKNANLSNNLGVKRTPVGKNMIGFSGDVGYEVLHFFNTTTSQKLYPFVRYEYYDTMHETEGAVVRKPRWERSVWTSGINWFVHPQIVVKAHYSTRRLGSDHYDPVTSLNTGNKQKENTFSAGIGFTF
- a CDS encoding thioredoxin family protein, with the translated sequence MKIFYVLCAFAMTQLSMGQTFNDAMKKASNEDKNILLVFAGSDWCAPCIKLDKEIFQTEVFEREKAKWVLYKADFLKKSKLAETVKKENGQLADQYNPEGYFPLVVILNSKGKVLGKLGYSKDTPSDYIKKLRAFIQ
- a CDS encoding FAD:protein FMN transferase, with translation MSSIFTRSFFLMGCHFDLTLVADEVSVADRLMEGAIAEMKRIEYLLSEWIPTTPVSIVNANAGLQPVSVPDELLQLTTRALNFSKLTDGAFDITLAGLNQIWIYDGTMSRVPSPAKLKEAIRYVGYQQVQLDCEKQTLFLRQKKMKIGFGSIGKAYAADCAKALLLAQGVEAGIVNASGDMAVWGVQPDGKPWTVGIVNPLNKEKVFATIPIQDGAVVTSGTYEKYALINNKKYSHIIDPRTGIPTTEIASVTVFAPKAEMANGISTSIAVMGIQTGLHFVNQIPAVRCVIVDHAGNVFTSNNIKTNKI
- a CDS encoding DUF4266 domain-containing protein, whose product is MRKLFCTGCFVLLLVSCQTVKEYEKQYINDPDMALNAHVCERYETNFQVYREGASGANGGKTGGGCGCN